In Amycolatopsis coloradensis, one genomic interval encodes:
- a CDS encoding DUF998 domain-containing protein: protein MTSPKTLAVSPVHGRLAVFGMAVAVAISIDLHLRLSSQVSPIWQTLSEYVYGYLSPGSTAAPLFGAMCLALGFGSLALLGGIAKAHRRGYESVLVLLGVWCAGLFVLALVPVDPEGQARSLAGQIHNYAALAAFLALPAAAWVLTRPGRARCPWEPRRTTIRRLSVASFAAVAIVLGGFVWTMLTGPSHQEVTLGLFERLLFAVDLTLLATMVRPLLSHR from the coding sequence GTGACCTCGCCGAAGACACTCGCCGTTTCCCCTGTGCACGGCAGGCTCGCGGTCTTCGGCATGGCCGTCGCGGTCGCCATCTCGATCGACCTGCACCTGAGGCTGTCCAGCCAGGTCAGCCCGATCTGGCAGACGCTGTCCGAGTACGTCTACGGCTACCTCTCGCCCGGTTCGACGGCGGCCCCCCTGTTCGGCGCGATGTGCCTGGCGCTGGGGTTCGGCTCGCTCGCCCTGCTCGGCGGAATCGCGAAAGCGCACCGGCGCGGCTACGAGTCCGTTCTCGTCCTCCTCGGTGTGTGGTGCGCCGGGCTGTTCGTCCTCGCGCTCGTCCCCGTGGACCCCGAGGGCCAGGCCCGGTCACTGGCCGGGCAGATCCACAACTACGCGGCGCTGGCGGCCTTCCTGGCGCTCCCCGCCGCCGCCTGGGTGCTGACCCGCCCCGGCCGGGCACGATGCCCGTGGGAGCCGCGCCGCACGACGATCCGGCGGCTTTCGGTGGCCAGCTTCGCCGCGGTGGCGATCGTGCTCGGCGGCTTCGTCTGGACGATGCTCACCGGCCCGTCACATCAGGAGGTCACGCTCGGCCTGTTCGAGCGGCTGCTGTTCGCGGTCGACCTCACGCTGCTGGCGACCATGGTCCGCCCGCTGCTCAGCCACCGCTGA
- the cydC gene encoding thiol reductant ABC exporter subunit CydC produces the protein MTELPGRDTLSATESTMDPARPGKGPLGALAPLSSAARRALILSGILSFVNAVLLVGQAFLLADVLSAVVRGTPGDRTAQLAVLLALVAGRALTGWAVRIVSVRAAARAKEELRAKALDHALKLGPEWIARRGHGELTSLTTKGLDALDAYFTQYLPALVTAAIVPLAAGAAILFADWPSAVLVVITVPLVPLFAILIGKHTAERVAEAADAEQRLSGHLLELVRALPILSAFRRAGAQAETVRKISERHRRTTLKTLKVAFASAFALELIATLSVALVAVVIGVRLVSGELSLAIGLGVLILVPECYQPLRAVGAAFHASEDGVEAVRRVADVLSEPLPDNGSETPGQGEIDVRGLRVARRGGFAPDGETFSVRRGEITWLRAPSGGGKSTTLATLLGFVQAHDGSITVGGTDLADADLERWRENIAWVPQSPVFGGGTVREEAGGVDVLGELGLAGLAERPVSKLSQGQRQRVAVARALTRVRSGAWLLLLDEPTAHLDEANAALVMTAVRKAVDEGAAAIIAAHERTSGVDMSTNAVPEAGVVKETRAARPLPWRDLLNPRFFGGALLGAAALLAGVALTALSGWLIAKASQQPPILTLTVLIVGVRTFGLGRAGLRYLERLVTHDAAFRIAGSLRVRLWESLVRLGPARALRAGEEQRRLVGDTDTVRDLLPRVITPLIVVGLVAVGAVAVQTVVLPEAGLALAAAVLVSAFAPLLALRAERRATSALAAGRRSVAAQVLSLFEAAAELIAYGADKERRRRIATTDAALTAEARRQAFGAGAADALIILATGTATVVSTGFAVSAVAAGALNPVLAPVVALVPLALAEVLSLLPPAAQHWDTLRQARLRLAACNEGVLHSKICSEGAFHSTGGVRIRNADLGWPGTERPVLTGVDLDIAPGTHVAVVGPSGAGKSTLVAALLGFLKPSKGDVAVPENVAWAPQEPMLVSTTVAENLRLAQPTASEADLRKALYEAVLEDVELTTMLDSAGAGLSGGQAQRVALARAVLGAARADLVLLDEPTAHLDEPTARRVRERLGEVLAGKTVVHVTHNAAEADGADVILEVREGRVTARTRAGAV, from the coding sequence ATGACCGAACTTCCCGGCCGCGACACCCTTTCCGCCACGGAGTCCACAATGGACCCAGCGCGACCGGGGAAGGGTCCGCTCGGCGCGCTGGCTCCACTTTCGAGTGCGGCGCGCCGGGCGTTGATCCTCAGCGGGATCCTGTCCTTCGTCAACGCGGTCTTGCTGGTGGGACAGGCGTTCCTGCTGGCCGACGTCCTCTCCGCGGTCGTCCGCGGAACACCGGGGGACCGCACCGCCCAGCTGGCCGTGCTGCTCGCGCTCGTCGCCGGGCGCGCGCTGACCGGCTGGGCGGTGCGGATCGTTTCCGTTCGCGCGGCCGCCCGCGCGAAAGAGGAGCTGCGCGCCAAAGCCCTCGACCACGCCTTGAAACTCGGCCCGGAATGGATCGCGCGCCGCGGTCACGGCGAGCTGACGTCGTTGACCACCAAGGGACTCGACGCGCTCGACGCCTACTTCACCCAGTACCTCCCGGCATTGGTGACCGCCGCGATCGTGCCGCTCGCCGCCGGCGCCGCGATCCTGTTCGCCGACTGGCCGTCGGCCGTGCTCGTCGTGATCACCGTGCCGCTGGTGCCGCTGTTCGCCATCCTGATCGGCAAGCACACCGCCGAGCGGGTCGCCGAAGCCGCCGACGCCGAACAACGACTGTCGGGGCATCTGCTCGAACTCGTCCGTGCACTGCCGATCCTCAGCGCGTTCCGCCGCGCCGGGGCGCAGGCCGAGACGGTCCGGAAGATTTCCGAACGTCATCGCCGCACGACGCTCAAGACGTTGAAGGTCGCCTTCGCGTCGGCGTTCGCGCTGGAACTGATCGCGACGCTTTCGGTCGCGCTGGTCGCGGTCGTCATCGGTGTCCGCCTGGTCTCCGGCGAACTGTCGCTGGCCATCGGGCTCGGCGTGCTGATCCTCGTGCCGGAGTGCTACCAGCCGCTGCGCGCGGTCGGCGCCGCGTTCCACGCCAGCGAAGACGGCGTCGAGGCCGTCCGCCGCGTCGCGGATGTGCTCTCGGAACCCTTGCCGGACAACGGTTCCGAGACACCCGGCCAGGGCGAGATCGACGTCCGCGGACTGCGTGTCGCCAGGCGGGGAGGATTCGCGCCCGACGGCGAGACGTTCAGCGTCCGGCGCGGCGAGATCACCTGGTTGCGCGCGCCCAGCGGCGGCGGCAAATCGACGACGCTCGCCACGCTGCTCGGCTTCGTGCAGGCGCACGACGGGTCGATCACCGTCGGCGGTACCGACCTCGCCGACGCCGATCTGGAGCGGTGGCGGGAGAACATCGCCTGGGTGCCGCAGTCGCCGGTGTTCGGCGGGGGCACGGTCCGCGAGGAGGCCGGCGGCGTAGACGTCCTCGGCGAACTCGGGCTCGCCGGCCTCGCCGAGCGGCCGGTTTCGAAGCTGTCGCAGGGACAACGGCAGCGTGTCGCGGTGGCGCGGGCGCTGACGCGGGTCCGGTCGGGCGCGTGGCTGCTCCTGCTCGACGAACCCACCGCCCACCTCGACGAGGCCAATGCCGCACTCGTCATGACCGCGGTCCGCAAAGCCGTCGACGAGGGTGCCGCCGCGATCATCGCCGCCCACGAGCGCACCTCCGGTGTCGACATGTCGACCAATGCGGTACCTGAAGCCGGAGTCGTGAAAGAAACGCGGGCGGCCCGGCCGCTGCCCTGGCGCGACCTGCTGAACCCCAGGTTTTTCGGCGGCGCGTTGCTCGGCGCCGCCGCGTTGCTCGCCGGGGTCGCGCTGACCGCGCTTTCGGGTTGGCTGATCGCCAAAGCGTCGCAACAGCCGCCGATCCTGACCCTGACGGTGCTGATCGTCGGCGTGCGGACGTTCGGTCTCGGCCGCGCGGGGCTGCGTTACCTCGAACGGCTGGTAACGCACGACGCCGCGTTCCGGATCGCCGGAAGCCTGCGCGTCCGGCTGTGGGAGTCGCTGGTGCGGCTCGGCCCGGCACGAGCGCTTCGGGCCGGCGAGGAGCAGCGGCGGCTCGTCGGCGACACCGACACCGTGCGCGATCTGCTCCCGCGCGTGATCACGCCGCTGATCGTGGTCGGGCTGGTGGCCGTCGGCGCCGTCGCGGTCCAGACCGTCGTGCTGCCCGAAGCCGGTCTCGCGCTGGCCGCGGCCGTGCTGGTCAGTGCGTTCGCGCCGCTGCTCGCGCTCCGGGCGGAACGCCGCGCGACCAGCGCGCTGGCCGCCGGACGGCGTTCGGTGGCGGCGCAGGTGCTGAGCCTGTTCGAAGCCGCCGCCGAACTGATCGCGTACGGGGCCGACAAGGAGCGACGTCGCCGAATCGCCACCACCGACGCCGCGCTGACCGCCGAAGCCCGGCGACAGGCCTTCGGCGCCGGAGCGGCCGACGCCCTGATCATCCTGGCGACAGGAACCGCCACCGTCGTGAGCACCGGGTTCGCCGTGAGCGCCGTCGCCGCCGGCGCGCTGAACCCGGTACTCGCGCCCGTGGTCGCCCTAGTGCCGCTCGCGCTGGCGGAGGTCCTCTCCCTTCTGCCGCCCGCCGCGCAGCACTGGGACACCCTGCGCCAGGCCCGTCTGCGCCTCGCCGCGTGCAATGAAGGCGTCCTTCATAGCAAAATTTGCAGTGAAGGGGCCTTTCATAGCACCGGCGGGGTGCGGATCCGGAACGCCGACCTCGGCTGGCCCGGCACCGAGCGCCCGGTCCTCACCGGGGTCGACCTCGACATCGCGCCCGGGACGCACGTCGCCGTCGTCGGTCCGAGCGGCGCCGGGAAGTCGACGCTCGTCGCGGCCCTGCTCGGCTTCCTCAAGCCGAGCAAGGGAGACGTCGCCGTTCCCGAGAACGTCGCCTGGGCGCCGCAGGAACCGATGCTCGTCTCGACCACGGTCGCCGAGAACCTGCGTCTCGCTCAGCCGACGGCGTCCGAGGCCGACTTGCGGAAAGCCTTGTACGAAGCCGTTCTCGAGGACGTCGAGCTCACGACGATGCTCGATAGCGCCGGCGCCGGGCTCTCGGGCGGACAAGCGCAGCGGGTCGCGCTGGCGCGGGCCGTTCTCGGTGCCGCCCGGGCCGATCTCGTGCTGCTGGACGAGCCCACCGCCCACCTCGACGAACCGACCGCGCGCAGAGTCCGCGAACGGCTCGGCGAGGTACTCGCCGGGAAGACCGTCGTCCACGTCACGCACAACGCCGCCGAAGCCGACGGCGCGGACGTGATCCTGGAGGTACGGGAGGGCCGGGTCACAGCGCGGACAAGGGCCGGAGCGGTCTAA
- the cydB gene encoding cytochrome d ubiquinol oxidase subunit II: MTLETIWFCVIALFWLGYLFLEGFDFGVGMLMPVLAKDNTERRVMVNTIGPVWDGNEVWLIVAGGAMFAAFPGWYASLFSATYLPLLVVLLALIGRGVAFEYRGKVDSDRWRRNWDRVIGIGSWIPPFGVGLLLATTVLGLPLDADGDRVGGPFAALSVETLLGAIAVVGFSLVHGAAFLALKTEGDLRHRARNLATRLLPVALMPLLAFLILVQLRSGDLWTLLLIGVAVIAAVLAWFKIRAGREGQAFAALGGVIAASAVAIFVALYPNVLPSTVDPANTLTIAGEASSPYTLTVMTWVALFGAPAVLIYQGWTYWVFRKRIGTRHIPPVHAP, from the coding sequence ATGACCCTCGAAACGATCTGGTTCTGCGTCATCGCCCTGTTCTGGCTCGGCTACCTCTTCCTCGAAGGCTTCGACTTCGGCGTCGGCATGCTCATGCCGGTCCTCGCGAAGGACAACACCGAGCGCCGCGTCATGGTCAACACGATCGGCCCGGTCTGGGACGGCAACGAGGTCTGGCTGATCGTCGCCGGCGGCGCGATGTTCGCCGCGTTCCCCGGCTGGTACGCGTCACTGTTCTCGGCCACGTATCTCCCGCTCCTGGTGGTCCTGCTCGCCCTCATCGGCCGCGGCGTCGCGTTCGAATACCGCGGCAAGGTCGACTCCGATCGCTGGCGCCGCAACTGGGACCGCGTCATCGGCATCGGCTCGTGGATCCCGCCGTTCGGCGTCGGCCTACTCCTCGCGACCACCGTCCTCGGTCTCCCGCTCGACGCCGACGGCGACCGCGTCGGCGGCCCGTTCGCCGCACTCAGCGTCGAAACGCTGCTCGGCGCGATCGCGGTCGTCGGGTTCTCGCTGGTCCACGGCGCCGCGTTCCTCGCGCTCAAGACCGAAGGCGACCTCCGCCACCGGGCGCGGAACCTGGCCACCCGCCTGCTCCCGGTCGCGCTGATGCCGTTGCTCGCGTTCCTCATCCTCGTGCAGCTGCGCTCGGGCGACCTGTGGACGCTGCTCCTCATCGGCGTCGCGGTCATCGCCGCGGTGCTCGCGTGGTTCAAGATCCGCGCCGGCCGCGAGGGGCAGGCGTTCGCCGCGCTCGGCGGGGTCATCGCGGCGTCCGCCGTCGCGATCTTCGTCGCCCTGTACCCGAACGTCTTGCCGTCCACTGTGGACCCGGCGAACACGTTGACGATCGCGGGTGAGGCGTCGAGCCCGTACACCTTGACCGTGATGACCTGGGTCGCGCTGTTCGGCGCTCCCGCCGTCCTGATCTACCAAGGCTGGACGTACTGGGTGTTCCGCAAGCGCATCGGCACCCGGCACATCCCACCGGTGCACGCGCCATGA
- a CDS encoding TMEM165/GDT1 family protein, which produces MLALISAFGLVLAVELPDKTLVATLVLTTRFRAWPVFVGVTAAFAVQSAIAATFGSVLTLLPETLVTVIVAAMFGIGAFMLLREGFSTGKDGGEDASRSGPSPATFFRSALTSFGVLFAAEWGDASQLATASLTARFGNPFAVALGSFVALVAVAGLAVFIGAKVRSRIRPKLIQRVAGFVFAGFSLFALAQLAF; this is translated from the coding sequence ATGCTGGCGCTGATCAGCGCGTTCGGCCTGGTACTGGCCGTGGAGCTACCGGACAAGACCCTCGTCGCCACCCTGGTTCTCACCACCCGTTTCCGCGCGTGGCCGGTATTCGTCGGGGTCACCGCCGCATTCGCCGTGCAATCCGCGATCGCCGCCACCTTCGGCAGCGTGCTCACTTTGCTGCCGGAGACACTGGTGACCGTGATCGTCGCCGCGATGTTCGGAATCGGCGCGTTCATGCTCCTTCGTGAAGGGTTCAGTACCGGCAAGGACGGCGGAGAGGACGCGTCGCGCTCCGGGCCGAGCCCCGCGACCTTCTTCCGCTCCGCGCTGACGTCGTTCGGCGTGCTGTTCGCCGCCGAATGGGGCGACGCCTCCCAGCTCGCGACGGCCAGTCTCACGGCTCGCTTCGGCAACCCGTTCGCGGTCGCCCTCGGCTCCTTCGTCGCGCTTGTCGCCGTCGCCGGGCTCGCCGTCTTCATCGGCGCGAAGGTCCGCAGCCGGATCCGTCCCAAGCTCATCCAGCGCGTGGCGGGATTCGTCTTCGCCGGGTTCTCGCTGTTCGCGCTGGCCCAGCTGGCGTTCTGA
- a CDS encoding GAF domain-containing sensor histidine kinase, whose amino-acid sequence MDPTLAARALSAATEITGTALSGEDPGDVLETVVARAVELAEADLGLVMVRADDGQVVAEAAHGDTTQGLRGLAFSADSAAGQVARGGKPVVSEDFTVDPRTAPFVPPELQGFGPFAASAFGAGGRVLGALTVYRRHGGEPFSASTVEVLTAFAAQAGVVLALAEGANARHRVTLYQERERIARELHDVIVQRLYGAGMQLDRVRKNMRKRFAQADGARLSEAIDQLDQTIEEIRGTVRALRSPEPANQSVTATDLAESARGEVRIAGELLGYPPTLELSGELADIPAEQADHIRAALREALSNVVRHSGASETRVTLSRDAEGVKLRVRDNGSGVPQGVAKRGLRHLAERATTSGGRFSINSSPSLGTLVAFDVPLDQTV is encoded by the coding sequence ATGGATCCCACGCTTGCCGCGCGCGCACTGTCCGCCGCCACCGAGATCACCGGCACCGCCCTGTCCGGCGAAGACCCGGGCGACGTGCTGGAGACCGTTGTCGCCCGCGCCGTCGAACTGGCCGAGGCCGACCTCGGTCTCGTCATGGTGCGCGCGGACGACGGCCAGGTCGTCGCCGAGGCCGCGCACGGGGACACCACCCAAGGCCTCCGTGGGCTGGCCTTTTCCGCCGATTCCGCCGCGGGCCAGGTCGCCAGGGGTGGGAAACCGGTGGTCAGCGAGGATTTCACCGTCGATCCCCGCACGGCGCCGTTCGTACCGCCGGAACTTCAAGGCTTCGGGCCTTTCGCCGCGTCGGCGTTCGGCGCGGGCGGGCGCGTCCTCGGCGCGCTCACCGTGTACCGCCGCCACGGCGGGGAACCGTTCTCCGCCAGCACGGTCGAGGTGCTCACGGCGTTCGCCGCCCAGGCGGGTGTGGTGCTGGCGCTGGCGGAAGGTGCCAACGCCCGGCACCGCGTGACCCTCTACCAAGAGCGCGAACGCATCGCGCGTGAACTGCACGACGTCATCGTGCAGCGTCTCTACGGCGCCGGGATGCAGCTCGACCGCGTCCGCAAGAACATGCGGAAACGCTTCGCGCAGGCCGATGGCGCACGGCTGTCCGAGGCGATCGACCAGCTCGACCAGACCATCGAAGAGATCCGCGGCACCGTGCGCGCCCTGCGCAGCCCGGAGCCCGCGAACCAGTCGGTCACCGCCACCGACCTCGCCGAGTCCGCGCGGGGTGAGGTGCGCATCGCGGGTGAGCTGCTCGGCTACCCGCCGACCCTCGAACTGTCGGGCGAACTGGCCGACATCCCCGCCGAACAGGCGGACCACATCCGCGCCGCCCTGCGCGAAGCACTGTCCAATGTGGTCAGGCACTCCGGGGCGAGCGAGACCCGCGTGACGCTCAGCCGCGACGCGGAAGGCGTCAAACTCCGGGTGCGGGACAACGGATCCGGTGTTCCGCAGGGAGTGGCCAAACGCGGCCTCCGGCATCTCGCCGAACGCGCGACGACGTCCGGTGGGCGCTTTTCGATCAATTCTTCCCCGAGCCTGGGGACCTTGGTCGCTTTCGACGTTCCACTCGATCAAACCGTGTGA
- a CDS encoding IclR family transcriptional regulator gives MTREGSLTLDRGLALLQAVADAGGEAATISELAVAIGASRAAVYRLLVPLSERGLVWRDGNKVRLGVGLLRLAGQVLPQLREAARPVLRELAEKVGATAHLSVAQGDQAQAVAVVEPSWTSFHVAYRVGTRHPLSAGAAGKAITLRPGGGEGWVTSSGELEAGASGVAAPVRGVPGLKASLGVVSLEPLDASVVGPAVVAAAVRLAEVLKQPE, from the coding sequence GTGACTCGTGAAGGGTCGCTGACCCTGGACCGGGGGCTCGCGCTGCTCCAAGCGGTCGCGGACGCCGGTGGCGAGGCGGCGACGATCTCCGAGCTCGCCGTCGCCATCGGCGCGAGCCGGGCCGCCGTCTACCGGCTGCTCGTCCCGCTGTCCGAGCGCGGCCTGGTGTGGCGTGACGGCAACAAGGTACGGCTGGGGGTCGGCCTGCTCCGGCTCGCCGGACAGGTCCTCCCGCAGCTCCGCGAGGCCGCGAGGCCGGTCCTGCGTGAGCTGGCGGAGAAGGTCGGCGCGACCGCGCACCTGTCGGTCGCGCAGGGAGACCAGGCGCAGGCCGTCGCGGTCGTCGAACCGTCCTGGACGAGCTTCCACGTCGCCTACCGCGTCGGTACCCGGCATCCGCTGTCCGCCGGCGCCGCGGGCAAGGCGATCACGCTGCGTCCCGGCGGCGGCGAGGGCTGGGTCACCTCGTCGGGTGAGCTGGAAGCGGGTGCCTCCGGGGTCGCCGCACCCGTGCGCGGGGTGCCGGGCTTGAAGGCCAGCCTGGGTGTCGTGTCCCTGGAGCCGCTGGACGCGTCCGTGGTGGGTCCGGCGGTCGTGGCGGCCGCCGTCCGGCTGGCCGAGGTGCTGAAACAGCCCGAGTAG
- a CDS encoding cytochrome ubiquinol oxidase subunit I: MEVLDLARWQFGITTVYHFLMVPLTIGLSVLVAGMQTAWVRTGDQRYLKMTKFWGKLLLVNFAMGVVTGIVQEFQFGMNWSAYSRFVGDVFGAPLAMEGLVAFFVESTFLGLWIFGWDKLPKKVHLACAWAYSLATVASAYFILAANSWMQHPVGVEFVDGKPTMNSIWAVLTNNTALAAIPHTLAGAFSVAAAFLVGVAGWQLWRKRSEDDEHRAVWRSSLRLGGWTGVVAFAVLAITGDLQGKLMFEQQPMKMASAEALCHTEKPASFSIIAIGDVRNANCEDVKTFTVPALLSFLAHNDFSTEVKGVENLVTEYQAKYGTHYPDDPQLGSLAGKPIDYVPSLPVTYWGFRAMIGFGAISAGIGVLALWLTRRGRIPGQRWFPWLVLGGIATPFIGNSAGWIFTEMGRQPFVVVPNPTGVDGVWMFTAQAVSKLSTGEVWTSLIALTTVYAVLGVVEVYLMRKYVRGGVDAVMPPKKPASTSENSDSKGGDGDDDALAFAY; encoded by the coding sequence GTGGAAGTTCTCGATCTCGCTCGGTGGCAGTTCGGCATCACCACCGTCTACCACTTTCTGATGGTCCCGCTGACCATCGGGCTTTCGGTCCTGGTCGCCGGGATGCAGACGGCCTGGGTCCGCACGGGTGATCAGCGGTACCTGAAGATGACCAAGTTCTGGGGGAAACTCCTGCTGGTCAACTTCGCGATGGGCGTGGTCACCGGCATCGTGCAGGAGTTCCAGTTCGGGATGAACTGGAGCGCGTACTCGCGATTCGTCGGTGACGTGTTCGGCGCGCCGCTGGCGATGGAGGGGCTCGTCGCGTTCTTCGTCGAGTCGACCTTCCTGGGGCTGTGGATCTTCGGCTGGGACAAACTGCCGAAGAAGGTCCACCTGGCGTGCGCGTGGGCGTACTCGCTGGCGACCGTGGCGTCCGCGTACTTCATCCTGGCGGCGAACTCGTGGATGCAGCATCCGGTCGGGGTCGAGTTCGTCGACGGGAAGCCGACGATGAACTCGATCTGGGCGGTGCTGACGAACAACACCGCGCTGGCCGCGATCCCGCACACGCTCGCGGGCGCCTTCTCGGTGGCGGCGGCGTTCCTGGTCGGTGTCGCGGGCTGGCAGCTGTGGCGCAAGCGTTCGGAGGACGACGAGCACCGCGCGGTGTGGCGTTCGTCGTTGCGTCTCGGCGGCTGGACCGGTGTGGTGGCGTTCGCGGTGCTGGCGATCACCGGCGACCTGCAGGGCAAGCTGATGTTCGAGCAGCAGCCGATGAAGATGGCGTCGGCGGAAGCGTTGTGCCACACGGAGAAACCGGCGAGCTTCTCGATCATCGCGATCGGCGACGTGCGGAACGCGAACTGCGAGGACGTCAAGACCTTCACCGTGCCCGCGCTGCTCTCGTTCCTGGCGCACAACGACTTCTCGACCGAGGTCAAGGGCGTGGAGAACCTGGTGACCGAATACCAGGCGAAGTACGGCACGCACTATCCGGACGACCCGCAGCTCGGTTCGCTCGCGGGCAAGCCGATCGACTACGTGCCCAGCCTGCCGGTGACCTACTGGGGTTTCCGCGCGATGATCGGCTTCGGCGCGATCTCGGCCGGGATCGGGGTGCTCGCGCTGTGGCTGACCCGGCGTGGGCGGATCCCCGGGCAGCGGTGGTTCCCGTGGCTGGTGCTCGGCGGGATCGCGACGCCGTTCATCGGCAACAGCGCCGGCTGGATCTTCACCGAGATGGGCCGTCAGCCGTTCGTGGTGGTGCCGAACCCGACCGGTGTCGACGGGGTGTGGATGTTCACCGCGCAGGCGGTCTCGAAGTTGTCCACAGGCGAGGTCTGGACGTCGCTGATCGCTCTGACGACCGTTTACGCGGTGCTCGGCGTGGTCGAGGTCTACCTGATGCGGAAGTACGTCCGCGGCGGCGTCGACGCGGTCATGCCACCCAAGAAACCGGCCTCGACCAGCGAGAACAGCGACTCGAAAGGCGGTGACGGCGATGACGACGCGCTGGCCTTCGCCTACTGA
- a CDS encoding S41 family peptidase has translation MGERARIEDVCKRLKDHYVFPDVAEKLTVFLRARLRDGAYAGLDDQAFAVAVTQDLQSVNGDKHLRLRHHVDPLPEVDGESFDPERYRREAELNGHGIASARRLAGNVGYLETKLLYGPDIAGEALAAAMTLLATTDALIVDVRENRGGDPMAVALLISYLVDEPTHFNSIYLRDGDVTNQFWTLPYVPGRKFGADKPVWVLTGPTTFSGAEDLSYSLQQLGRAKTVGAVTGGGANPRRQYKVDTHLDVTVPGGRAVNPVTGTNWEGVGVQPDIAVDVEAAFDTAYALALEHVLTLGDSGVRRQVADEARLTLAGLG, from the coding sequence ATGGGCGAGAGAGCGCGGATCGAAGACGTGTGCAAGCGGCTGAAGGATCACTATGTGTTCCCCGACGTCGCCGAGAAGCTGACGGTGTTCCTGCGGGCGAGGCTGCGTGACGGCGCGTACGCGGGCCTCGACGATCAAGCGTTCGCCGTCGCGGTCACCCAGGACCTGCAGTCGGTCAACGGGGACAAACACCTGCGGCTACGGCATCACGTCGACCCGTTGCCCGAGGTGGACGGGGAGTCGTTCGATCCCGAGCGGTATCGGCGTGAGGCGGAGCTGAACGGCCATGGCATCGCGTCGGCGCGGCGGCTGGCCGGGAACGTCGGCTACCTGGAGACCAAGCTGCTCTACGGGCCGGATATCGCCGGCGAGGCGCTGGCCGCGGCGATGACGCTGCTCGCGACCACCGACGCGCTGATCGTCGACGTCCGGGAGAACCGGGGCGGGGATCCGATGGCGGTCGCGCTGCTGATCAGCTATCTGGTCGACGAGCCGACGCATTTCAACAGTATCTATCTGCGCGACGGCGACGTGACCAACCAGTTCTGGACGCTGCCGTACGTACCCGGCCGCAAGTTCGGCGCGGACAAGCCGGTGTGGGTGCTGACCGGGCCGACGACGTTCTCCGGCGCCGAGGATCTGAGCTACTCCTTGCAGCAACTGGGGCGGGCGAAGACGGTGGGCGCGGTCACCGGCGGCGGGGCGAACCCGCGGCGACAGTACAAAGTGGACACTCATTTGGACGTCACCGTCCCGGGTGGACGAGCCGTGAACCCGGTCACGGGGACCAACTGGGAAGGCGTCGGCGTCCAGCCCGACATCGCCGTCGACGTCGAGGCCGCTTTCGACACGGCGTACGCGTTGGCGCTGGAACACGTGCTGACGCTGGGGGATTCGGGTGTGCGTCGGCAGGTCGCCGACGAGGCGAGGCTCACACTCGCCGGCCTCGGCTGA